The Kosmotoga olearia TBF 19.5.1 sequence GCTCATCAGATCAATGTAAAGCGCGAAGGGAATATTGTTTACATTAAAGATAGCGCCGTAAGGTGTAGAGGTAGAAACCCTGATTGGGGTTTTAGTGTTTTCACCCACTGTGAGATTCTTTTGTAATGGTTTTTCCAGGTTCAATAAGCCGTTTATCTTTGCACCGGTAAGTGGATAAAGGAATCTGGTGTCTTCTGGATCGATGCTTTTTAAGGCTATCAGGTTTTTTTGCAATTTATCACGATTTTTACGGGAAGCTTCCAGTAAAATCATGGTTTTCAGAAGGACCTCGTTTTTAGAAGGTTTCAGTGTTTTTCTGGCTAAATAAGACAATGCGTTTTTTATGCCTTCTTCATTCCACACTTTGGTTATTTCCCATGAATACCGCAATTCATCTAAACCGGGGTATTTTTCTGCTGTGGCGATCGCTTCTTTCATTAGTTCTGTATTGGAGGTTGCGAACCCAACCGCAAACAGTGTCCCAAGGGTGATCGGATCACCATACTTTTCGTTTACAATCCTTTCAGCGAGTTTCAGGGCTTTGTCATCCATGGAGTTTCTCAGGTAGGCTTCAGCGATCGCTCTTATTAGATAAGGGTCACGGGCGTTTTCCAGGAATTTATCTGCAATCGCAAGGGTCAATGCGGGTTCATTTAAAAGCGAATAGAATATTTTAAGCGCTGCAACCTTTTCTTCGAAGGCGTGTGGCGAGGAAACAGCTTTGAGCGCCTGCTGACTCAAATCGTATTTTCCGGCAAAAAGATATGCGAGAGATTCGGCTACGAGGATTTCATCGCTGCGGTTTTCTTTCGGTATCGTTTCTATAAATCGTGTAAGATCGATCAACTTAGTTATAGAATTATTGACATATGCGGCTTTAAGAGTTATTTCGACGTACAGTTCTGAAAGTTTTTGTCTCTCGTTTTCATCAATTTTTGCTTTATCCAGGAACGCTTTCAATACTTTGCTGGCTTCTGTATAGTAGCCCCTGGCCAGGTATTCATCAACGATTTCAATAATTGATACAGCTTTCACTGCTTTTCGGGTGAAATAATCAAGTGCCCGGATTTCAACAAAGTAGTTTCCGGCTTCCGGCGGGAGAAGCTCTACGTTAGCAGTGCCTTCAAAGGTAACAGTTTTTTTATCGATGATGTTTTCTGTTTCATCCAGCAATATAATGTCTGTTTTCAGGGGTTCGGTCATTGTTGCCAGTGAAGTTATTCCGATTTCAAATGGAATACCAGCGGTAACAGTGGAAGGAACCGTCATTGAAAGGGAGATCTCAGGCAATGGAATAACAAACACACCTTCTATTGAAGTATCAGGAGTATCCAGTCGTAGTTTGGCCAATCTCGCACCCTGAGTTTTGTATTTTAGTAAATAAATATTCTCAAAGGTTTCGAGAAGACTATTAAAAGCAGTTTTTAGATTATCTATCGTTGGAGATTTCAGGAACATTCCACCGGTAGATCTTGCAAGCGTACCAAGGCTGAACTCGTCTATTCTGGTTCCGAGACCAATTGCAAAAATAACAACATTATTTTCTCTGGCCAGACGGATTACTTCAGATAACGTCTTTTCACTTCCGGGGGCGGTATCTCCATAGTTGGCATCGACTCCGTCAGTAACGAGTATCAAAAATCGTGGACCTGAACGTTCTGAGAGTAGTTCTATGCCTTTTGCAACGGTGTCATAAAGAGGTGTTGCACCTCTTGCTTTTATAATAGCAAGGGCTCTTTTCAGCTGTTCTCTATCGCGGGTGAAGTTTTTTAAAACCTCTATTTCAGTATCGAAAGCGATCAAGGCAAGCTCACTGTTTTCGGGAAGCAGGTCAAGGAAATATGAAGCAGCATCCTTGGCTTTTTCCATAACGGGTTTCATACTTCCACTTCTATCAACTTCAAGGACGAAGTTCAACGAAGGTTCCTTTTTCAACGCTTCCAGACTCTGGAGATCTATCCTTCCTGAAGGTTCAAGAATGTAAGCGTCGCTGTGTAGAAGTACTTCTTCGCTGATAGGTTTATTTATATCTGTGTAAGCTCTGAATAATATCTTTATTTCCGGGTAGTCTTCTATGTTGATATTTAAAAACTCTATTTTTCCTGTTCTCTCACTATAAACCCGATTGAGCAATTGGTATCTTATTTCGCCCAGGTGAGACAGAAAGGTCACCATGAAATCCTGTGAAAAATTTTCTCTTAACCCTTCCACATTAACCTTTGAGCTTCTTGAATAAATGGGGGTATCTGGATCAACGAAGCTGTAAAGCTTTGTGGAGATCTCAAACACATGCACGGTATCTTCATCTTCAGAAGAGATCCGGGTAACCTCCAGTTTAATGTACCAATCGTATCCGACTATTTCGGAGACTTTTTCAGGCGAAAGAGAACCTTCTGATAATTCCACGGAAAGGTTACAGTTTTGTAAAATATTCTCCAGGCTGTTTTTGATTTCTCTGTAAAGCCATTCCCTTGGTTCGAATCTCATTACATCATAACTTAAAAGTATCCTTCCAATCTTTAGTGTGAAATCCTGCCTTATCTTCAGATTGAATGAAAGCTGAACTTTTTGATTTTCCGCTATATAAACATATTTTTCTGAGGGTTCAAATCCTTTAAGTTGCACAGCTACACGGTGGTAACCGGGCACAACCCAGAATTCAAAGGGTGTGTATCCAAGATGAGTACCATCAATATAAACCTTCGCGTCGGATGGATAGGTTTCAACCTGAAGAAGACCGTAAGAAAAAGAGACGACAGAAAATAATACAAACAACGTGAGAAATAATTTTCTCATTGAACCTTCCCCCTTATCTTTCTTTTCTCCATTATATGATAACTTTGATTCATTTCAAAAGATTAAATGAACGGAACGCATCGGGGATATCAGGATCCTAATTCCAGTATGTGCAGGATCTTATAGTATCCATCCTCTATCTTTGCTGCTTCAGGAAGTCCGCCTTTTTCCAGTAACGAAAAAAGCTTAAGTAAAAACTCTTTTGGATTTGTAGGGATTATTTCTAAAGCGGAATCTACGTCAAGCAATCTATTGTCCTGAGCTCTGGAAAGAAAAAGGGCGGTTTCAAAGTGGAACTCTTTTATTTCATCAATAACTTCTTCCAGGAACCATTCGCTATTAAAATTCAATCCGCCGAGATACCATAGGTAAACCCGGTAAAGTATTCTAAACAAGGCAGTAGCCGAACCGTTTCCGGAAACAAGGAAAGGAAAACGATAAGAAAGGAGCATTGCTTCTGGAATATTTTCCCTTAGTGATACGAGCAGCCCAAAGAATAATTCAACCATTGAGAGGTCCGGTTCTATTGATTCCGGGATTTCGCCGGTAAGAAGTCTTATTGCTCTATTAGAGAGTTCAGGATTATTTGATTTGGATAAATAATTCAGCAGATGTCTATAATCAACTTTGCCGAAATTAACAAACTCCTGGTTTTTCATATCTGTAGCGTCTATCAGTTTATCAAACAAAAGTTCTAACTCGCCGGAATTGTACTTTTTTGCCAGGCTCCTCATGACAGGGTTTTCAAATTCTGTATTAACCTGTGAGTGTCTTTGGACCATTCCTTCATACAATGCAATTTCTTTTTTTAGTTCGTAAATGCTCTCATCCGGAAGTTCATCTATCAATTTCCGGGCTTGCTTAAAATCACCTAAAAGTGTAAAAGATCTTGAAAGGACCACGGTGGCTTTGTAGTCTTTTGTTTCATTATAGTATTTTTCGAGATGTTCTACGGCGTCTTCTACCAGTCCCATATTTCGTTCCAGTAATCCTAGTTCGTACAAAATCTCCACTGCTTGCGTCATCTCGTATGCCTTTTTTAAGTCGTTATAAGCGCCTAAAAAATCTCCCAATCTTGTTTTGGAGAAAGCTCTGTTATAGTAGAATTCCCACCGCTCTTCTTTTTTTAGCCCTTCGCTGAACGCTTGTTCTGCAAGTGCATAATTTTGTTTTTCGTTGTATATAACCCCTTTTCTCAGGTACAAATCTGCCGAAAGCGGGAATTTCTTTGAAGTGTTCTCGATTATCTTCAAGGCAGAATCTAGCATTCCGGAGACAATATAGGTGTCTATAATCCCGAGAAGGGGGAGAGAGAATTCCCCCTGTGCCCTTTCCAGGGATAGTATGTAGAATTTAACAGCATCGTCATATTCGCCTTTTTTCTGCATAAGCCGCCCTAGCTCGTAATAGCCCAGATAAAAATCTTCTTTAAGCTCAACGGATTTTCTCAACTCAATTTCCGCTAAACCTAATTCGCCTTTTTTCCTCAGTAAAAGCCCTTTGTAAAAGTGATATCTGTAATCTTCTTTGATTTTTTTTGCTTTTTCCAGCCATTTTTCGGCTTCTCCAAGATTGTTTGTGTTTAATGCTTTCTTGAATTTCTCATAGCAGAAATAAACGAGATATGACCCATAATAATCGTCCTTTGAAACGGAATATTGGGCATCTAAACCTTTTATTATCACGTCCAGGTCAATTTTCTCTTCATCTATGATTTTTGGTAAATCTTCCAGAAGTACTGGAAGTTTTACTGGAAGGTTCTGGCGTTTTGCTGCATCTGGTTTAAGAGGCATGTAAACAATAACCTTTTTTGGTTTGTTCACCCTGCACCTCCGGGAGTATTATTTTTTTCACCTTTCCACACTTTATAGTATAATACTAACTGAACATCATAATATTACAGGAGGTATAGAGATGATAGCACTCTCATATGTTTTGATAGGTGTCCACGTAGTGTTGAGTGTACTCCTAACCTTTTTCGTGTTGAGTCAAATGTCGAAGAGTTCTGAATTAGGTGCGGCTTTTGGCAGTGGTGCTTCTCATACGATGTTTGGAAGGAAAAAGGGTCTGGACACCGCCGGGAAGATCACCCTCGGCCTTTCCATCGCTTTTATGGTGAACAGCGTTATTTTGACATTTGTTATCTCAAAAGCATTCCCGTCGTAAGGTGATAATCTTGGAAGTACCGGAAAAACAATTGCAGATACTTAAAAGGAACTCCGTTTCCTTGATTTCGGAGGAAGAATTAATTGAAAGATTGAAGCTCGGAAGGCCGCTTCGAGTCAAGCTTGGAGTTGATCCTTCAAGACCGGATCTTCATCTTGGCCATGCAGTTGTTCTCAGGAAACTCCGGGAATTTCAGGACCTCGGCCATCACGTTATTTTGATAATAGGTGATTTTACGGCTCGAATTGGCGACCCTTCCGGTCGCTCGAAAACCCGCCCGATGCTCTCAAAAGAAGAAGCGAAACAGAATGCCATCACCTACAGTCAGCAAGCCTTTAAAATCCTCGATCGAGATAAAACAGAGATAAAGTTTAATTCTGAATGGCTGGATGGTATGAGTTTTGAAGATGTGATACGGCTTTCGGCTAAGTATACCGTTGCGAGGATGCTTGAAAGAAATGATTTCGAGAAGCGGTATAAGAATAACGAACCTATAAGCATAGCAGAGTTTCTTTACCCGCTTGCCCAGGCTTATGATTCGGTGGTGGTCAAAGCGGATGTGGAGATCGGCGGTGACGACCAGTTCTTCAATTTTGTTGTTGCGCGTAAGATTCAGGAAGAATATGGTTTGCAACCCCAGGTCATTCTCACCATGCCTCTCATAGAGGGAACCGACGGCAATTTGAAAATGTCCAAGAGCTATGGCAATTATGTTGCCTTTGAAGACCCTCCAGAGGAAATGTTTGGAAAACTCATGTCGATTCCCGATACCTTAATAATTAAATATATGAGGTTGCTCACAGACATTCCTGAAGAGCGGATTCTCCAATACGAAAGGGATATAAAATCAAGGAAAATCAATCCACGGGATGTAAAAATGTTGCTGGCTTTTGAGATAACAAGATTTTTCCACGGTGAAGAAGCTGCGGTGCGTGCAAGGGAGAATTTCATAAAAGTTTTCAGAAAAAAGGAACTTCCCAGTGAAATACCTGAAATTAAAGTAAAAGAATCCGAACTATCTCTTGTAGATCTGATGGTTAAATATGCTAATATTTCATCAAAAAGCGAGGCCAGACGGTTGATTTCTCAAGGCGGTGTTCGGCTGAACAACACGGTGATAAAAGATATTCATGCTAAGGTCGCAGTATCCAATGGGGACATACTACGTATCGGTAAACGTAGATTCTTCAAGATTTCGTGCTAAACTTATAGAAATCAAAACTTGAACAAGTTGGCCTGCATACTGTATAATAAATTCGTGCTTTAGGCAGATTTACAACTTTCCGAAAGGGGGTAGGTTCCATGAAAAAACTTTCCTTGGTATTGGTCCTTGCCCTTGTTGGCGTGGTGTTCGCCTTTGCGGTAGACTATACGGACGTTCCAGAGGGGCACTGGGCTTACAATGCGGTAATGAAAGCAACAGCTGCGGGATTACTTCAGGGATTCCCGGATGGTACATTCAGAGGAACGGATAGTGTAACGAGGTATCAGTTAGCGGAAGCTATGGCAAAGCTCCTCGAGTACTCCGATGCAGGAGACGCTAAGCTTCAGGAACTCGTTTTTGCTTTGACGAAAAAGGTAGCCGGTCTTTCCCTTGATATTTCTGAGGTTGTAAAGGGAATTGAGGGAACTTCAAAGAGCCTTTCTGATGCCGTTGCATTGCTCAATGCACATGACGCAGATATAACCGCTCTGAAGAAGAAGCTTACCGATACCGAAATTACGGTCAAGCTCCTCGGTCAGGCTATCGCAAAGTTGAGGAAGGATCTTAAAGATGAAGCTGCGGCCATTGAAGAAATCAAGGCCCAGAATTTTGTAACATCCGAGCAACTGGATGAAAAGCTCTCCATGCTTTACACGAAAGTTCTAATGCTTCAGAAAGAAGAGAGCAAGAATAACGCCGCGATAATGGCTGAGGTAGGTAAACTCAACGAGAACGTTGAGGTTATCTTTGATCAGGTTGACTCCAACGTGTTTTCCATAATGGGGCTTGAAAAAGAACTCGCTGGTGTTAAAGCCTCTCTGGACAATTACGTTACCAAGGACGACTTCGAATACGTAGTGAACGTTACAAACAAACTCAGCGCGGATATGTTTACAATGCAAAGAAACTATGGCAAGAGAATTGGTAAGCTCGAAGAAGCTGCTTCCGATTACGCTTTGAAAGCTGATCTTGATGCCTTGAAGAGCTCGGTGAATCAAGATATCGAGGTCATCTTTGATCAGATCGATTCCAATGTCTTCGATATCATGGATCTCGAGAAGAAGGTAGGGAATCTTGAGGCTGCTCTGAATGCTACAAACGAAGAGCTTGCCGCTTTGAAGGCCGAAGTTGTGACACCTGATCAGCTCTCAGAGAAACTCAACTTCCTCTACAAAAAGATAAATATCGTTGAAGCCAATGCCAAAGATGACGTTGAGACTCTCAAAGCAACCATTGCCGATCTTGAGGCCAAGCTTGAAGCAAGCGATAAGAAAGCAAACTTTGCAACGATCCTTTCAATTGTTTCAGCTGCAATAACAGCTATCGTACTTATGACCCAGTAAACGATTGATTGATTTGTGGCCTGCTGCAAAGGAAGCGGGCCACGATTTGATTCAACGTATTGGTTTGTGTTAAAATACGAGTGCGCATATCATTCTTTAAAAGGGGGTAAGTGTGCATGAAGAAACTTCTGGTTATTCTAACTCTGGTTGTCGCTATGACAGCTTTCGCTGGCTCAGCATCTGTCAGCCTTGGTGGTTCAACATTGTTTGAAGTTAAGCTTGACAAAGACGGCTTACACACCAATATGTTCATGTGGGATCAATGGGCAGCCTTTGGCGTTGACGCTGGAAATGTCAGTGTAAGCCTCGACTTTGACGGTAATCTCACATTGAACGGCATTTCTCTTTCCAACGATCACTTTGCTGCCGACTGGTACTCCTCAATGGCATTCCAGGGTGACTACAGTAAATGGTGGTTCGTTGAAGTCGATGATGGCGCTTGGGAACCAACAGCTATCTTTGAATTGAAAGACCTTGGCCTTTCCGTTGCTACTCAGGAAGGCGACAAGGTTCTTGCGAAGTTTGCTGTTGATCCTGTAAACGTTGCCGCTCAGATCAGCCTCGATGCAAGTGGATTTGCTGGTGCTGCTGCTGAGGTTAGCTCCGAAAATGTTTTTGCCGGCCTTGGCTTCAGAGTTGGTTTCAAAACCGGTGGCGATTACACTGTAAACGCCTGGTACAAAAACGCTTTTGGTCCTGTTGATGTCGATGCTTACATGAGATACTCCAACTTCAACGGTCAGTATGTTGGTATCATTGGTCACTACACACACGATCTCGGCAAAATTGGTGCAAAGGTTGAATATGACATTGAAAATTCTGAACCTCTGTTCGCGGCAAGGTTCGATGGCACTTACGAATTTGATCCTGTGACTCTCACCGTCAGAGTCGGTTCTGGTAGCTACGCAGATTGGGATGCTATATACTGGGAAGAATTCCATGGTGATCTCACAGCTGCTGCTACCGATGTTTCCGTAAGAGGCATCGTGAGTGTTGGGCTTCCACTTGGAATTGATGGAATCCTTGCAGCCCCAACCCTTACGGTTCAGGCAGATTACTACCTTGGCGATGGCAGCATGCAGATTCCTGTAAGCATTTCTTCGAAGCTTTACGACCTTCTCAGCGTAAAAGCTGGTGTGGATCTTCTTGATCTTACAGGCTGGTATGCATACGTAGGTTACTACGCTGCGTTCTGATATTTAGGTTATAGATACGCTGTGAAAAACCCCCGACCAATGTACGGCCGGGGGTTTATTTATGTATAGTATAGATGATGGCAAAATAGAAAGATGAGGTGGCAAATGTCTTTCACAGAATTAAAGAGAAAACTGAGCACCATTGAATTTATGTTGTTTCATTAATAGCATTTTCGTTTGTTTGGGAGTGAAAGCATGAGACTTTTGAGTTT is a genomic window containing:
- a CDS encoding VWA domain-containing protein yields the protein MRKLFLTLFVLFSVVSFSYGLLQVETYPSDAKVYIDGTHLGYTPFEFWVVPGYHRVAVQLKGFEPSEKYVYIAENQKVQLSFNLKIRQDFTLKIGRILLSYDVMRFEPREWLYREIKNSLENILQNCNLSVELSEGSLSPEKVSEIVGYDWYIKLEVTRISSEDEDTVHVFEISTKLYSFVDPDTPIYSRSSKVNVEGLRENFSQDFMVTFLSHLGEIRYQLLNRVYSERTGKIEFLNINIEDYPEIKILFRAYTDINKPISEEVLLHSDAYILEPSGRIDLQSLEALKKEPSLNFVLEVDRSGSMKPVMEKAKDAASYFLDLLPENSELALIAFDTEIEVLKNFTRDREQLKRALAIIKARGATPLYDTVAKGIELLSERSGPRFLILVTDGVDANYGDTAPGSEKTLSEVIRLARENNVVIFAIGLGTRIDEFSLGTLARSTGGMFLKSPTIDNLKTAFNSLLETFENIYLLKYKTQGARLAKLRLDTPDTSIEGVFVIPLPEISLSMTVPSTVTAGIPFEIGITSLATMTEPLKTDIILLDETENIIDKKTVTFEGTANVELLPPEAGNYFVEIRALDYFTRKAVKAVSIIEIVDEYLARGYYTEASKVLKAFLDKAKIDENERQKLSELYVEITLKAAYVNNSITKLIDLTRFIETIPKENRSDEILVAESLAYLFAGKYDLSQQALKAVSSPHAFEEKVAALKIFYSLLNEPALTLAIADKFLENARDPYLIRAIAEAYLRNSMDDKALKLAERIVNEKYGDPITLGTLFAVGFATSNTELMKEAIATAEKYPGLDELRYSWEITKVWNEEGIKNALSYLARKTLKPSKNEVLLKTMILLEASRKNRDKLQKNLIALKSIDPEDTRFLYPLTGAKINGLLNLEKPLQKNLTVGENTKTPIRVSTSTPYGAIFNVNNIPFALYIDLMSPSIRGVTVYSSIKGMNELEIKMLDLGMNKLGSVKLNLVCDLEPPTLIIADYFFTSKNTVIISFKMKDDTRIEKVLLDGKEVAFDPDNELQRVEYTTDRKTKSVIATVIDVSGKITQKKFYVIYDTKAPEITITGRRTSGSDFAKLNIHVTDNTRLSKVLIDGTPVNVGASKIYEAIHEIFLDDKPMKTIVVEAIDAAGNSSSKSFTVERDSDGPEVSVKLESTIVSGKVKMTVSATDISGIATITVEGLSKNYDLPQTVSDRFEVEIAKSKELKIEVTDGSGNTTITYRYVYVDKSAPVVDYDLILGEETKVKLIFSDDSGIKYLQIGKKIFKLNGERNREFSIPVEEVKKGLNYAVIDMAGKRTAGTLNWIEIIFDQDYGGAIATSSLELSGKVSKPENETGSIRVSVNGSENPPKTIEGGTFAIPITLQPGKNTIHVIAKSRTGIGGKSLHMNYFHGTEALTVELSWDNEDADLDLYVYEPGENIVYFANRGSECGNLTMDEREYIGGKQKVERYVLSYGKNKVPAEGTYKIRVHYYHSEKIPNPVKFKIKANGFGIHFEKEATLTYFDPDNTRPSANGSDWYDASTVELLLPDKERPVVETNIPEILVTQRNHVEITITATDNKGLNVVVTSADYWNISSKVVQCYGRKNLSFKETRYFPDGHSVFFVMVEDIHGLTDTKTHEIFVDSAPPLIETTILSTQGNEVMVKITVSDNFVIKSVSIGDTTYSIGDIHNRENHFEIIKTFSMNDVSKLKVVARDLAGNLSQKTIGW
- a CDS encoding tetratricopeptide repeat protein; amino-acid sequence: MNKPKKVIVYMPLKPDAAKRQNLPVKLPVLLEDLPKIIDEEKIDLDVIIKGLDAQYSVSKDDYYGSYLVYFCYEKFKKALNTNNLGEAEKWLEKAKKIKEDYRYHFYKGLLLRKKGELGLAEIELRKSVELKEDFYLGYYELGRLMQKKGEYDDAVKFYILSLERAQGEFSLPLLGIIDTYIVSGMLDSALKIIENTSKKFPLSADLYLRKGVIYNEKQNYALAEQAFSEGLKKEERWEFYYNRAFSKTRLGDFLGAYNDLKKAYEMTQAVEILYELGLLERNMGLVEDAVEHLEKYYNETKDYKATVVLSRSFTLLGDFKQARKLIDELPDESIYELKKEIALYEGMVQRHSQVNTEFENPVMRSLAKKYNSGELELLFDKLIDATDMKNQEFVNFGKVDYRHLLNYLSKSNNPELSNRAIRLLTGEIPESIEPDLSMVELFFGLLVSLRENIPEAMLLSYRFPFLVSGNGSATALFRILYRVYLWYLGGLNFNSEWFLEEVIDEIKEFHFETALFLSRAQDNRLLDVDSALEIIPTNPKEFLLKLFSLLEKGGLPEAAKIEDGYYKILHILELGS
- the secG gene encoding preprotein translocase subunit SecG; this encodes MIALSYVLIGVHVVLSVLLTFFVLSQMSKSSELGAAFGSGASHTMFGRKKGLDTAGKITLGLSIAFMVNSVILTFVISKAFPS
- the tyrS gene encoding tyrosine--tRNA ligase, translated to MEVPEKQLQILKRNSVSLISEEELIERLKLGRPLRVKLGVDPSRPDLHLGHAVVLRKLREFQDLGHHVILIIGDFTARIGDPSGRSKTRPMLSKEEAKQNAITYSQQAFKILDRDKTEIKFNSEWLDGMSFEDVIRLSAKYTVARMLERNDFEKRYKNNEPISIAEFLYPLAQAYDSVVVKADVEIGGDDQFFNFVVARKIQEEYGLQPQVILTMPLIEGTDGNLKMSKSYGNYVAFEDPPEEMFGKLMSIPDTLIIKYMRLLTDIPEERILQYERDIKSRKINPRDVKMLLAFEITRFFHGEEAAVRARENFIKVFRKKELPSEIPEIKVKESELSLVDLMVKYANISSKSEARRLISQGGVRLNNTVIKDIHAKVAVSNGDILRIGKRRFFKISC
- a CDS encoding S-layer homology domain-containing protein, with protein sequence MKKLSLVLVLALVGVVFAFAVDYTDVPEGHWAYNAVMKATAAGLLQGFPDGTFRGTDSVTRYQLAEAMAKLLEYSDAGDAKLQELVFALTKKVAGLSLDISEVVKGIEGTSKSLSDAVALLNAHDADITALKKKLTDTEITVKLLGQAIAKLRKDLKDEAAAIEEIKAQNFVTSEQLDEKLSMLYTKVLMLQKEESKNNAAIMAEVGKLNENVEVIFDQVDSNVFSIMGLEKELAGVKASLDNYVTKDDFEYVVNVTNKLSADMFTMQRNYGKRIGKLEEAASDYALKADLDALKSSVNQDIEVIFDQIDSNVFDIMDLEKKVGNLEAALNATNEELAALKAEVVTPDQLSEKLNFLYKKINIVEANAKDDVETLKATIADLEAKLEASDKKANFATILSIVSAAITAIVLMTQ